In the Oreochromis aureus strain Israel breed Guangdong linkage group 14, ZZ_aureus, whole genome shotgun sequence genome, one interval contains:
- the LOC120443549 gene encoding uncharacterized protein LOC120443549 isoform X4, producing the protein MARLIHLSLLLVSQLPCVSAIRDFPNGGMKFTPYHLCPVGGNITHDCNCTAGKWIWKFKCCGPTVNQVTLEATATANYTETEDCTNKCRKITYKTKMFVLSVEVENGYLKHTSDNKVICESCSGTSTSTTAGTKCFSFKKKQKIHISVPKRDQNTVKLKFQKFHQLHRVSDCTEAHTGSNKRTCNVNVTTTNTAPNLQFYRENKSWIDALEQCQNDYTSLVEITNQTVNDKVKSLLQNETHLQRGVWIGLERSVFGKDREWMWISKSKDIYPEWNRSIADSNNHCAKMILTEKQEIKLLDANCHDRLPFICQDSGEEAS; encoded by the exons ATGGCACGTCTGATTCATCTATCATTACTGCTAG tgagccAGCTGCCCTGTGTTTCAGCCATACGAGACTTTCCAAATGGAGGAATGAAATTTACTCCCTATCATCTGTGCCCTGTTGGAGGGAATATTACACATGACTGCAATTGCACAGCTGGCAAGTGGATATGGAAATTTAAATGTTGTGGGCCCACTGTTAACCAAGTCACACTGGAAGCAACTGCCACAGCCAATTATACTGAGACAGAGGACTGTACTAATAAATGCCGTAAAAtcacatacaaaacaaaaatgtttgttttgtctgtggAGGTAGAAAATG GGTATTTAAAGCATACGAGTGATAATAAGGTCATTTGTGAATCTTGCTCTGGAACTTCAACTTCAACTACTGCCGGCACAAAGTgtttcagctttaaaaaaaa ACAAAAGATTCATATCTCGGTTCCTAAGCGAGACCAAAACACAGTAAAGCTCAAATTTCAGAAGTTTCATCAACTGCACCGTGTTAGTGACTGTACAGAGGCTCACACAG GTTCAAATAAAAGGACCTGCAATGTTAATGTTACTACAACAAATACAG CTCCAAACCTGCAGTTCTACCGTGAAAACAAAAGTTGGATTGATGCCTTGGAGCAATGCCAGAATGACTACACCTCCCTGGTTGAAATCACCAACCAAACAGTGAATGATAAAGTGAAAAGTCTCCTGCAAAATGAGACACACTTGCAACGAGGGGTGTGGATAGGCCTGGAACGCTCAGTCTTTGGCAAAGATAGGGAGTGGATGTGGATTTCAAAGTCCAAAGACATTTATCCTGAGTGGAACAGAAGCATAGCtgactcaaataaccactgTGCAAAGATGATCCTGACTGAGAAACAAGAAATTAAGCTGCTGGATGCCAACTGCCATGACAGACTACCTTTCATCTGTCAAG ATTCTGGAGAAGAGGCCTCGTGA
- the LOC120443549 gene encoding uncharacterized protein LOC120443549 isoform X3: MARLIHLSLLLAVSQLPCVSAIRDFPNGGMKFTPYHLCPVGGNITHDCNCTAGKWIWKFKCCGPTVNQVTLEATATANYTETEDCTNKCRKITYKTKMFVLSVEVENGYLKHTSDNKVICESCSGTSTSTTAGTKCFSFKKKQKIHISVPKRDQNTVKLKFQKFHQLHRVSDCTEAHTGSNKRTCNVNVTTTNTAPNLQFYRENKSWIDALEQCQNDYTSLVEITNQTVNDKVKSLLQNETHLQRGVWIGLERSVFGKDREWMWISKSKDIYPEWNRSIADSNNHCAKMILTEKQEIKLLDANCHDRLPFICQDSGEEAS; this comes from the exons ATGGCACGTCTGATTCATCTATCATTACTGCTAG cagtgagccAGCTGCCCTGTGTTTCAGCCATACGAGACTTTCCAAATGGAGGAATGAAATTTACTCCCTATCATCTGTGCCCTGTTGGAGGGAATATTACACATGACTGCAATTGCACAGCTGGCAAGTGGATATGGAAATTTAAATGTTGTGGGCCCACTGTTAACCAAGTCACACTGGAAGCAACTGCCACAGCCAATTATACTGAGACAGAGGACTGTACTAATAAATGCCGTAAAAtcacatacaaaacaaaaatgtttgttttgtctgtggAGGTAGAAAATG GGTATTTAAAGCATACGAGTGATAATAAGGTCATTTGTGAATCTTGCTCTGGAACTTCAACTTCAACTACTGCCGGCACAAAGTgtttcagctttaaaaaaaa ACAAAAGATTCATATCTCGGTTCCTAAGCGAGACCAAAACACAGTAAAGCTCAAATTTCAGAAGTTTCATCAACTGCACCGTGTTAGTGACTGTACAGAGGCTCACACAG GTTCAAATAAAAGGACCTGCAATGTTAATGTTACTACAACAAATACAG CTCCAAACCTGCAGTTCTACCGTGAAAACAAAAGTTGGATTGATGCCTTGGAGCAATGCCAGAATGACTACACCTCCCTGGTTGAAATCACCAACCAAACAGTGAATGATAAAGTGAAAAGTCTCCTGCAAAATGAGACACACTTGCAACGAGGGGTGTGGATAGGCCTGGAACGCTCAGTCTTTGGCAAAGATAGGGAGTGGATGTGGATTTCAAAGTCCAAAGACATTTATCCTGAGTGGAACAGAAGCATAGCtgactcaaataaccactgTGCAAAGATGATCCTGACTGAGAAACAAGAAATTAAGCTGCTGGATGCCAACTGCCATGACAGACTACCTTTCATCTGTCAAG ATTCTGGAGAAGAGGCCTCGTGA
- the LOC120443549 gene encoding uncharacterized protein LOC120443549 isoform X1, with product MLQTMARLIHLSLLLAVSQLPCVSAIRDFPNGGMKFTPYHLCPVGGNITHDCNCTAGKWIWKFKCCGPTVNQVTLEATATANYTETEDCTNKCRKITYKTKMFVLSVEVENGYLKHTSDNKVICESCSGTSTSTTAGTKCFSFKKKQKIHISVPKRDQNTVKLKFQKFHQLHRVSDCTEAHTGSNKRTCNVNVTTTNTAPNLQFYRENKSWIDALEQCQNDYTSLVEITNQTVNDKVKSLLQNETHLQRGVWIGLERSVFGKDREWMWISKSKDIYPEWNRSIADSNNHCAKMILTEKQEIKLLDANCHDRLPFICQDSGEEAS from the exons atgTTACAGACCATGGCACGTCTGATTCATCTATCATTACTGCTAG cagtgagccAGCTGCCCTGTGTTTCAGCCATACGAGACTTTCCAAATGGAGGAATGAAATTTACTCCCTATCATCTGTGCCCTGTTGGAGGGAATATTACACATGACTGCAATTGCACAGCTGGCAAGTGGATATGGAAATTTAAATGTTGTGGGCCCACTGTTAACCAAGTCACACTGGAAGCAACTGCCACAGCCAATTATACTGAGACAGAGGACTGTACTAATAAATGCCGTAAAAtcacatacaaaacaaaaatgtttgttttgtctgtggAGGTAGAAAATG GGTATTTAAAGCATACGAGTGATAATAAGGTCATTTGTGAATCTTGCTCTGGAACTTCAACTTCAACTACTGCCGGCACAAAGTgtttcagctttaaaaaaaa ACAAAAGATTCATATCTCGGTTCCTAAGCGAGACCAAAACACAGTAAAGCTCAAATTTCAGAAGTTTCATCAACTGCACCGTGTTAGTGACTGTACAGAGGCTCACACAG GTTCAAATAAAAGGACCTGCAATGTTAATGTTACTACAACAAATACAG CTCCAAACCTGCAGTTCTACCGTGAAAACAAAAGTTGGATTGATGCCTTGGAGCAATGCCAGAATGACTACACCTCCCTGGTTGAAATCACCAACCAAACAGTGAATGATAAAGTGAAAAGTCTCCTGCAAAATGAGACACACTTGCAACGAGGGGTGTGGATAGGCCTGGAACGCTCAGTCTTTGGCAAAGATAGGGAGTGGATGTGGATTTCAAAGTCCAAAGACATTTATCCTGAGTGGAACAGAAGCATAGCtgactcaaataaccactgTGCAAAGATGATCCTGACTGAGAAACAAGAAATTAAGCTGCTGGATGCCAACTGCCATGACAGACTACCTTTCATCTGTCAAG ATTCTGGAGAAGAGGCCTCGTGA
- the LOC120443549 gene encoding uncharacterized protein LOC120443549 isoform X2, producing MLQTMARLIHLSLLLVSQLPCVSAIRDFPNGGMKFTPYHLCPVGGNITHDCNCTAGKWIWKFKCCGPTVNQVTLEATATANYTETEDCTNKCRKITYKTKMFVLSVEVENGYLKHTSDNKVICESCSGTSTSTTAGTKCFSFKKKQKIHISVPKRDQNTVKLKFQKFHQLHRVSDCTEAHTGSNKRTCNVNVTTTNTAPNLQFYRENKSWIDALEQCQNDYTSLVEITNQTVNDKVKSLLQNETHLQRGVWIGLERSVFGKDREWMWISKSKDIYPEWNRSIADSNNHCAKMILTEKQEIKLLDANCHDRLPFICQDSGEEAS from the exons atgTTACAGACCATGGCACGTCTGATTCATCTATCATTACTGCTAG tgagccAGCTGCCCTGTGTTTCAGCCATACGAGACTTTCCAAATGGAGGAATGAAATTTACTCCCTATCATCTGTGCCCTGTTGGAGGGAATATTACACATGACTGCAATTGCACAGCTGGCAAGTGGATATGGAAATTTAAATGTTGTGGGCCCACTGTTAACCAAGTCACACTGGAAGCAACTGCCACAGCCAATTATACTGAGACAGAGGACTGTACTAATAAATGCCGTAAAAtcacatacaaaacaaaaatgtttgttttgtctgtggAGGTAGAAAATG GGTATTTAAAGCATACGAGTGATAATAAGGTCATTTGTGAATCTTGCTCTGGAACTTCAACTTCAACTACTGCCGGCACAAAGTgtttcagctttaaaaaaaa ACAAAAGATTCATATCTCGGTTCCTAAGCGAGACCAAAACACAGTAAAGCTCAAATTTCAGAAGTTTCATCAACTGCACCGTGTTAGTGACTGTACAGAGGCTCACACAG GTTCAAATAAAAGGACCTGCAATGTTAATGTTACTACAACAAATACAG CTCCAAACCTGCAGTTCTACCGTGAAAACAAAAGTTGGATTGATGCCTTGGAGCAATGCCAGAATGACTACACCTCCCTGGTTGAAATCACCAACCAAACAGTGAATGATAAAGTGAAAAGTCTCCTGCAAAATGAGACACACTTGCAACGAGGGGTGTGGATAGGCCTGGAACGCTCAGTCTTTGGCAAAGATAGGGAGTGGATGTGGATTTCAAAGTCCAAAGACATTTATCCTGAGTGGAACAGAAGCATAGCtgactcaaataaccactgTGCAAAGATGATCCTGACTGAGAAACAAGAAATTAAGCTGCTGGATGCCAACTGCCATGACAGACTACCTTTCATCTGTCAAG ATTCTGGAGAAGAGGCCTCGTGA